From a region of the Rathayibacter sp. VKM Ac-2804 genome:
- a CDS encoding helix-turn-helix transcriptional regulator — protein MAIVLHLDVELAKRKMSVTDLAAAVGITTANISILKNGRAKAVRFSTLDAICAVLDCQPGDILSRVPDEEGSDAELAAGATR, from the coding sequence ATGGCGATCGTGCTGCACCTCGACGTCGAGCTCGCCAAGCGCAAGATGTCGGTGACCGACCTGGCCGCAGCGGTCGGCATCACCACGGCGAACATCTCGATCCTCAAGAACGGCCGCGCCAAGGCGGTCCGCTTCTCCACCCTCGACGCGATCTGCGCAGTCCTCGACTGCCAGCCCGGCGACATTCTGAGCCGCGTCCCCGACGAGGAGGGGAGCGATGCCGAGCTCGCCGCAGGCGCCACCCGCTGA
- a CDS encoding AAA family ATPase, producing MQVFSSLPVRRVQKHPSALEYVVWPSTLPPVRQVLDEGWDLGPVSVITGENGSGKSTLLEAIALAYGLNAEGGSTGAMHSTRVSESDLSQQLQLVRGAGASKRGFFLRAETMHGFFTYLEDIGLGDADYHERSHGESFLDIVVNRSRIRGLWLLDEPESALSVSGCLALIGQLRSLVAGGSQVILSTHSPVLAALPGADLYELGEWGLRRAEYDDLDLVRTWRGFLGDPQRYLRHLA from the coding sequence GTGCAGGTGTTCTCCTCCCTCCCCGTGCGCCGGGTGCAGAAGCACCCGTCCGCGCTCGAGTACGTCGTCTGGCCCTCGACCCTGCCGCCGGTGCGCCAGGTGCTCGACGAGGGCTGGGACCTCGGCCCGGTCTCCGTGATCACCGGTGAGAACGGCTCCGGCAAGTCGACGCTGCTCGAGGCGATCGCGCTCGCCTACGGGCTGAACGCCGAGGGCGGCTCGACCGGCGCGATGCACTCGACCCGCGTCTCGGAGTCGGACCTCTCCCAGCAGCTGCAGCTCGTGCGCGGGGCGGGCGCCTCCAAGCGCGGCTTCTTCCTCCGCGCGGAGACGATGCACGGCTTCTTCACCTACCTCGAGGACATCGGCCTCGGCGACGCGGACTACCACGAGCGCTCCCACGGGGAGTCGTTCCTCGACATCGTGGTGAACCGCTCCCGGATCCGCGGGCTGTGGCTGCTCGACGAGCCGGAGTCGGCGCTGTCGGTCTCGGGCTGCCTCGCGCTGATCGGCCAGCTGCGCTCGCTGGTCGCGGGCGGCTCGCAGGTGATCCTCTCGACGCACTCGCCGGTGCTCGCGGCGCTGCCGGGCGCTGACCTCTACGAGCTGGGCGAGTGGGGCCTGCGCCGCGCGGAGTACGACGACCTGGACCTCGTGCGGACCTGGCGCGGCTTCCTCGGCGACCCGCAGCGCTACCTCCGGCACCTGGCATGA
- a CDS encoding UDP-N-acetylmuramoyl-L-alanyl-D-glutamate--2,6-diaminopimelate ligase — translation MPTFRLLEPRRIAGVPLRELGDTSMPSGDGDVLIRSVTLAHREISPGALFAALPGRRRHGADFASEAAAAGAVAVLTDEAGLAAARASGLPVLLSPDPRAALGGIAARVYGTDRDRPELLGVTGTNGKTSTVHLLDAVLRRLGVPSGLSSTADRRSRDTVVASRLTSPEAPELHALLARMREDGVASAAIEVSAQALIRSRVDGLVFDVAGFTNLSHDHLDDFGDLGAYLRAKQRLFTPERSRRGVVVVDTPEGRTVAAEAEVPVVTVGSTAEADWQVDVLALSADATRFRLTAPDGWTLTTSVPLIGRHMASNAALALVMLATAGHDRDALAHAVADGIDVAVPGRTLLVSGEAGPRLYVDFSHTPDSVARTVDALREVTPGRVLVILGADGDRDPSKRAPMGRAAAERADLLIVTDHHPRFEDPARIRRALLDGARDGRCEVQEIAEPALAVRAAVGRAGADDSILWVGPGDTDYRVVLDQDLPYSPRADAALALAEAGWAV, via the coding sequence ATGCCGACCTTCCGGCTCCTCGAACCCCGCCGCATCGCGGGCGTCCCCCTGCGCGAGCTGGGCGACACGTCGATGCCGAGCGGAGACGGCGATGTCCTGATCCGCAGCGTCACGCTCGCGCACCGCGAGATCTCCCCCGGCGCCCTGTTCGCCGCGCTGCCCGGCCGGCGCCGGCACGGGGCCGACTTCGCCAGCGAGGCCGCCGCGGCCGGAGCGGTCGCCGTGCTCACCGACGAGGCCGGGCTCGCGGCCGCGCGGGCGAGCGGCCTGCCGGTGCTGCTCTCCCCGGACCCGCGGGCCGCCCTCGGCGGGATCGCCGCCCGCGTCTACGGCACCGACCGCGACCGGCCCGAGCTGCTCGGCGTCACCGGCACCAACGGCAAGACCAGCACCGTGCACCTGCTCGACGCGGTGCTGCGCCGGCTCGGCGTGCCCTCCGGCCTCAGCTCGACCGCGGACCGCCGCAGCCGCGACACCGTCGTCGCCAGCCGCCTGACCTCGCCCGAGGCGCCCGAGCTGCACGCGCTCCTCGCTCGGATGCGCGAGGACGGCGTCGCCTCCGCGGCGATCGAGGTCAGCGCGCAGGCGCTCATCCGCTCGCGCGTCGACGGCCTCGTCTTCGACGTCGCCGGCTTCACCAACCTCAGCCACGACCACCTGGACGACTTCGGCGACCTCGGCGCCTACCTCCGGGCGAAGCAGCGGCTCTTCACCCCCGAGCGCAGCCGGCGCGGCGTCGTCGTGGTCGACACTCCGGAGGGCCGGACGGTCGCCGCGGAAGCGGAGGTCCCGGTCGTCACCGTCGGCTCCACCGCGGAGGCGGACTGGCAGGTGGACGTCCTCGCGCTGAGCGCCGACGCGACCCGGTTCCGCCTGACCGCGCCCGACGGCTGGACCCTCACCACCTCCGTGCCGCTGATCGGCCGGCACATGGCGTCGAACGCGGCGCTGGCGCTGGTGATGCTCGCGACAGCCGGCCACGACCGCGACGCGCTCGCCCACGCCGTCGCCGACGGCATCGACGTCGCCGTACCGGGCCGCACCCTGCTCGTCTCCGGCGAGGCCGGGCCGCGGCTCTACGTCGACTTCTCGCACACCCCCGACTCCGTCGCCCGCACCGTCGACGCCCTCCGCGAGGTCACCCCGGGCCGGGTGCTGGTGATCCTCGGCGCGGACGGCGACCGCGACCCGAGCAAGCGCGCGCCGATGGGCCGCGCCGCCGCCGAGCGTGCCGACCTGCTGATCGTCACCGACCACCACCCGCGCTTCGAGGACCCGGCGCGGATCCGCCGCGCCCTGCTCGACGGCGCCCGCGACGGCCGCTGCGAGGTGCAGGAGATCGCCGAGCCCGCGCTCGCCGTGCGCGCCGCCGTCGGCCGGGCCGGGGCGGACGACTCGATCCTCTGGGTCGGCCCGGGCGACACCGACTACCGCGTGGTGCTGGATCAGGACCTGCCGTACTCGCCGCGCGCCGATGCCGCGCTCGCTCTGGCGGAGGCGGGCTGGGCGGTCTGA
- a CDS encoding manganese catalase family protein, with protein sequence MYFHVQRLINDIEQDEPDPAAANALQEGLGGQFGEMRTMMQYLFQAMNFRGADAKPYRDLIQGIGTEEIGHVELIGTTISRLLDGSPRYQGKPTDPLDTPGAGGATPLNIALDTGNIHHYLVGAQGALPVDSVGNPWSGSYVYNSGNLVLDLLYNLMLESTGRLQKCRIYEMTQNKTARSTIAYLIVRDQAHENGYAKALETLGIDWKKTLPIPKTNAEKFPEVKKLVDLGLQSKQFTFDLEGASEAGKIFRGASPSNDGTDLSANEQAPEGVPSTIAPERFEEFSPGLDPELLKLIQTTAEMELDEITSFYGPTAK encoded by the coding sequence GTGTACTTCCACGTTCAACGACTCATCAACGACATCGAGCAGGACGAGCCGGATCCGGCCGCCGCGAACGCGCTGCAGGAGGGCCTCGGCGGGCAGTTCGGCGAGATGCGCACGATGATGCAGTACCTCTTCCAGGCGATGAACTTCCGCGGCGCGGACGCGAAGCCGTACCGCGACCTGATCCAGGGCATCGGCACCGAGGAGATCGGCCACGTCGAGCTGATCGGCACGACCATCTCGCGCCTGCTCGACGGCTCGCCGCGCTACCAGGGCAAGCCGACCGACCCGCTGGACACCCCGGGTGCCGGCGGCGCGACTCCGCTGAACATCGCGCTCGACACGGGCAACATCCACCACTACCTCGTCGGAGCGCAGGGCGCCCTGCCCGTCGACTCGGTCGGCAACCCGTGGAGCGGCAGCTACGTCTACAACTCGGGCAACCTCGTGCTCGACCTGCTCTACAACCTCATGCTCGAGTCCACCGGGCGGCTGCAGAAGTGCCGCATCTACGAGATGACGCAGAACAAGACCGCTCGCTCGACCATCGCGTACCTGATCGTCCGCGACCAGGCGCACGAGAACGGCTACGCGAAGGCACTGGAGACCCTCGGCATCGACTGGAAGAAGACCCTGCCGATCCCGAAGACCAACGCCGAGAAGTTCCCCGAGGTGAAGAAGCTGGTCGACCTCGGCCTGCAGAGCAAGCAGTTCACCTTCGACCTCGAGGGCGCGTCCGAGGCGGGCAAGATCTTCCGCGGCGCCTCCCCCTCGAACGACGGCACCGACCTCTCGGCGAACGAGCAGGCCCCCGAGGGCGTTCCGTCGACGATCGCGCCGGAGCGCTTCGAGGAGTTCTCGCCGGGTCTGGACCCCGAGCTGCTGAAGCTCATCCAGACCACGGCCGAGATGGAGCTGGACGAGATCACCTCGTTCTACGGCCCCACCGCGAAGTAG
- a CDS encoding DUF2975 domain-containing protein — protein MPRPVLLALRTLLLVLLLGCVLVQLAVGPVAREALDGGPVDAVLVAVVVAGLLCVEAVLIAVWRLLSLVRDDTLFAGDHRSDLWVDLAIGAFVSGAVLAVVGAVASLVAVPAPVTALAFGLVAVASATTALIVVVMRRLLHLAVEQRSELAEVV, from the coding sequence ATGCCCCGACCCGTCCTCCTCGCGCTCCGCACCCTCCTGCTGGTGCTGCTGCTCGGCTGCGTGCTCGTGCAGCTCGCCGTCGGCCCGGTCGCCCGCGAGGCGCTCGACGGCGGACCGGTCGACGCGGTGCTCGTCGCGGTCGTGGTCGCCGGACTGCTCTGCGTCGAGGCCGTGCTGATCGCGGTCTGGCGGCTGCTCAGCCTGGTCCGCGACGACACGCTCTTCGCCGGCGACCACCGCTCCGACCTCTGGGTCGACCTCGCGATCGGCGCCTTCGTCTCCGGCGCGGTCCTCGCCGTCGTCGGCGCCGTGGCCTCGCTCGTCGCGGTGCCCGCGCCCGTCACGGCCCTCGCCTTCGGCCTCGTCGCCGTGGCGAGCGCGACGACCGCGCTGATCGTCGTCGTGATGCGGCGCCTGCTGCACCTCGCGGTGGAGCAGCGCAGCGAGCTCGCCGAGGTCGTCTGA
- a CDS encoding helix-turn-helix transcriptional regulator, whose product MTPLSRMTAATADVLRALLDASGPTWGMLVIKGTGRPAGSVYPILERLEGAGWVSSAWEAETERSGPRRRLYELTSDGAEAATTAVARFEAAAARAVRLSGAEARA is encoded by the coding sequence ATGACTCCGCTCAGCCGCATGACCGCCGCGACCGCGGACGTGCTCCGCGCGCTCCTCGACGCCTCCGGGCCGACCTGGGGGATGCTCGTCATCAAGGGCACGGGGCGGCCGGCGGGCAGCGTGTATCCGATCCTCGAGCGGCTCGAGGGCGCCGGCTGGGTGTCGTCGGCGTGGGAGGCGGAGACCGAGCGCAGCGGTCCGCGGCGCCGGCTGTACGAGCTGACGAGCGACGGGGCGGAGGCGGCGACCACCGCCGTCGCGCGGTTCGAGGCGGCCGCGGCCCGGGCGGTCCGGCTCTCCGGAGCGGAGGCCCGCGCGTGA
- a CDS encoding amidase family protein — protein sequence MSPSPSFRRVVRLSAATALCTGLALGTALAAPAALGATTPPVDAAAPAVVDLSITDALALLQSGATTSVALTQRYLDRIAAYDDPYGDQPGLAAVILANPDALATAAELDAERAAGSLRGPLHGIPILVKDNYATFDMPTTAGSASLHTYQTKLDSTAVQRLRDAGAIILAKTNMAEFAWHGTYTLSSERGRTNNPYNQANSASGSSGGTGAAVAAGYAPAGLGTDTCGSIVGPSAHQSLVGYRPTMGLTSVTGIVPLSPRQDVSGPMTTTVTDAALLMEVLAGYDPTDPLTVIADQQDSSAYVEGLSDTALEGKRIGYVRWDYEEDPARPGLAETTGLVDQAVLDLAAQGAEIVPVPTFTREFVANTLVSGGYLDLRPGIDAFFADTEATWPEGLAGLTEPADALTFSDVMADGKTSLLPDDVAFFESNADIPNPAYDAAIAAQDAGKLAMDQFFVDNDLDALAMPTSATAATPDWAGTTFCDVGANTGVPTVSLPAGFTSTGTAAGLELAAPRSQDAALLAMSYDYEQATLNRVAPASTPELAAAPTPEPTATPTAPPVEPTAEPTAEPTVAPTAEPTVAPTAVPTATAGPVASAPTATPKPTAKPGAALAHTGAEGTTGLAALAFALIAGGAGALALTATRRRTAQK from the coding sequence TTGTCCCCCTCCCCCTCGTTCCGGAGGGTCGTCCGACTCTCCGCCGCCACCGCCCTGTGCACCGGGCTCGCACTCGGCACCGCCCTCGCCGCCCCCGCGGCGCTCGGCGCGACCACTCCCCCCGTCGACGCGGCCGCCCCCGCCGTCGTCGACCTCAGCATCACCGACGCCCTGGCGCTCCTGCAGTCCGGCGCGACGACGTCCGTCGCCCTGACCCAGCGCTACCTCGACCGCATCGCCGCGTACGACGACCCGTACGGCGACCAGCCCGGTCTCGCCGCCGTCATCCTCGCCAACCCGGACGCGCTCGCCACAGCGGCCGAGCTCGACGCCGAGCGCGCGGCCGGCTCGCTCCGCGGCCCGCTGCACGGCATCCCGATCCTGGTGAAGGACAACTACGCCACGTTCGACATGCCCACCACCGCGGGCAGCGCCTCCCTGCACACGTACCAGACCAAGCTCGACTCGACGGCCGTCCAGCGCCTGCGCGACGCGGGCGCGATCATCCTCGCGAAGACCAACATGGCCGAGTTCGCCTGGCACGGCACCTACACGCTCAGCTCGGAGCGCGGCCGGACGAACAACCCCTACAACCAGGCCAACAGCGCCAGCGGCTCGAGCGGAGGCACCGGCGCGGCCGTCGCCGCCGGCTACGCCCCCGCGGGCCTCGGCACCGACACCTGCGGCTCGATCGTCGGACCGAGCGCGCACCAGAGCCTCGTCGGCTACCGGCCGACCATGGGCCTGACCAGCGTCACGGGCATCGTCCCGCTGTCGCCGCGCCAGGACGTCTCGGGCCCGATGACCACGACCGTCACCGACGCCGCGCTGCTGATGGAGGTGCTGGCCGGCTACGACCCGACCGACCCGCTGACCGTCATCGCGGACCAGCAGGACAGCTCGGCCTACGTCGAGGGGCTCAGCGACACCGCGCTCGAGGGCAAGCGCATCGGCTACGTGCGCTGGGACTACGAGGAGGACCCGGCCCGCCCGGGCCTCGCCGAGACCACCGGGCTCGTCGACCAGGCGGTCCTCGACCTCGCCGCGCAGGGCGCCGAGATCGTGCCGGTGCCGACCTTCACCCGCGAGTTCGTGGCGAACACGCTGGTGAGCGGCGGCTACCTCGACCTGCGCCCCGGCATCGACGCGTTCTTCGCGGACACCGAGGCGACCTGGCCCGAGGGCCTCGCGGGTCTCACGGAGCCGGCCGACGCGCTGACCTTCTCGGACGTCATGGCGGACGGCAAGACCTCGCTGCTGCCGGACGACGTCGCGTTCTTCGAGAGCAACGCGGACATCCCGAACCCCGCCTACGATGCGGCGATCGCGGCGCAGGACGCGGGCAAGCTGGCGATGGACCAGTTCTTCGTCGACAACGACCTCGACGCCCTGGCCATGCCGACCAGCGCGACGGCGGCGACTCCCGACTGGGCGGGCACGACGTTCTGCGACGTCGGCGCGAACACCGGGGTGCCGACGGTCTCGCTGCCCGCCGGCTTCACCTCGACCGGGACCGCCGCCGGCCTCGAGCTGGCCGCCCCGCGCAGCCAGGACGCGGCGCTGCTGGCGATGTCGTACGACTACGAGCAGGCGACGCTGAACCGCGTCGCGCCGGCCTCGACCCCGGAGCTGGCGGCCGCGCCGACCCCGGAGCCGACGGCCACGCCGACCGCGCCGCCGGTCGAGCCGACGGCTGAGCCCACGGCCGAGCCGACCGTGGCACCGACCGCCGAGCCGACCGTGGCGCCGACGGCCGTGCCGACCGCGACCGCCGGGCCCGTCGCTTCGGCGCCGACCGCGACGCCGAAGCCCACGGCGAAGCCCGGCGCCGCTCTCGCGCACACCGGCGCCGAGGGCACGACCGGCCTCGCCGCGCTGGCCTTCGCCCTCATCGCCGGCGGCGCGGGTGCGCTCGCGCTGACGGCGACGCGCCGGAGGACCGCTCAGAAGTAA